One region of Esox lucius isolate fEsoLuc1 chromosome 17, fEsoLuc1.pri, whole genome shotgun sequence genomic DNA includes:
- the mrto4 gene encoding mRNA turnover protein 4 homolog (The RefSeq protein has 2 substitutions compared to this genomic sequence), which translates to MPKSKRDKKVSLTKTTKKGLETKQNLIEELRKCVDIYKHLFIFSVENMRNNKLKDIRTAWKHSRFFFGKNKVMMIAIGKGPTSEYKDNLHKVTRFLKGEVGVLFTNKTKEEVQEYFSQFKEMDFARAGNKAEMAVTLDEGPLEQFPHSMEPQLRQLGLPTALRKGVVTLLKDHDVCKEGDTLTPEQARILKLFGIELAEFRVQVKCMWNSETCDFEKLTEEEEEDEAMQDNDDKEGDGE; encoded by the exons ATGCCGAAGTCAAAGAGGGACAAGAAAG TTTCGTTAACAAAAACGACCAAGAAGGGCctggaaacaaaacagaacttaatCGAAGAG TTACGAAAATGTGTGGATATATACAAGCATCTGTTTATCTTCTCTGTGGAAAATATGAGGAACAACAAATTGAAAGACATCAGGACAGCCTGGAAGCACAGTCG ATTCTtttttggcaaaaacaaggtgATGATGATTGCTATAGGTAAAGGACCAACAAGCGAATACAAAGACAATTTGCACAAG GTCACTCGGTTTCTTAAAGGAGAAGTGGGTgtgttattcacaaataaaaccAAGGAAGAGGTACAAGA GTATTTCAGCCAGTTCAAAGAGATGGACTTTGCACGAGCAGGAAACAAGGCTGAGATGGCAGTAACGCTTGATGAGGGGCCACTGGAACAGTTCCCTCACTCCATGGAACCACAGCTGAGACAGTTGGGACTCCCTACAGCACTCAAGAAGG GAGTGGTGACGCTGCTGAAAGACCATGATGTGTGCAAAGAGGGTGACACATTAACCCCTGAACAAGCCCGAATTCTT AAACTCTTTGGGATTGAGATGGCTGAATTCAGAGTGCAGGTCAAGTGCATGTGGAACTCTGAAACATGCGACTTTGAAAAGCTaactgaggaagaagaggaggatgaggctATGCAGGATAATGATGACAAAGAAGGAGATGGGGAATGA
- the akr7a3 gene encoding aflatoxin B1 aldehyde reductase member 3: protein MRWGSARVGLCGLHRRLTYKFSPLAIFCSRNMSSTGLAQSKCPISVLGSMAFGGRADVETSTNMVKAYLSRGHNELDTAFMYTDGKAETIIGEMNLPKTVRIATKANPWDGKTLKPDSVRSQLDTSLKRLHTQCVDLFYLHAPDHQNPIQDTLQACHELHKEGKYKELGLSNYASWEVAEIVNICKQNNWIRPTVYQGMYNATTRQVETELLPCLRYYGIRFYAYNPLAGGLLTGKYHYQDKDGSQPSGRFFGNSWAGAYRDRYWKESQFQAIDLVQNSLEMVYGSDKPSMTSAALRWMYHHSHLKGDLGDGVIIGMSSMEQLQQNLSASEEGPLDERVVEAFKQAWNLVAHNCPNYFR, encoded by the exons ATGCGTTGGGGATCAGCAAGAGTAGGTCTATGTGGACTTCACCGAAGGCTCACATACAAGTTTTCCCCTCTGGCTATTTTTTGTTCGCGCAACATGTCTTCGACTGGATTAGCACAATCGAAATGCCCAATTTCGGTGCTGGGATCGATGGCGTTCGGGGGTCGTGCTGACGTGGAGACTAGCACAAACATGGTGAAAGCCTACTTGTCGCGCGGACACAACGAGCTGGACACTGCCTTCATGTACACCGATGGAAAGGCAGAAACAATCATTGGGGAAATGAATCTCCCCAAAACGG TCAGAATTGCCACGAAGGCCAACCCCTGGGATGGGAAAACCCTAAAACCAGACAGTGTGCGCTCTCAGCTGGACACCTCCTTGAAGCGACTGCATACTCAGTGCGTGGATCTCTTCTATCTCCATGCTCCAGACCACCAGAACCCCATCCAGGACACACTGCAAGCCTGCCATGAACTCCACAAAGAG GGTAAATACAAAGAGCTTGGCTTGTCAAATTACGCTTCATGGGAAGTGGCTGAAATTGTTAACATCTGCAAACAGAACAACTGGATACGTCCAACAGTTtatcag GGAATGTACAATGCAACTACAAGACAAGTGGAGACAGAGCTACTACCATGTCTGAGATACTATGGCATCAGATTCTATGCATACAACCCTCTAGCAG GAGGCCTCCTTACAGGGAAGTATCATTATCAGGACAAAGATGGCTCACAGCCATCAGGACGCTTCTTTGGGAACAGTTGGGCTGGTGCTTACCGAGACAG GTACTGGAAGGAAAGCCAATTTCAGGCAATAGACCTTGTTCAGAATTCCCTGGAGATGGTGTATGGCTCAGACAAACCCAGTATGACATCTGCTGCTCTACGCTGGATGTACCATCACTCTCACCTCAAG GGAGATTTGGGTGATGGTGTCATCATTGGAATGTCCAGCATGGAGCAGCTGCAGCAGAACCTGTCTGCCTCTGAGGAAGGGCCTCTGGATGAACGGGTGGTGGAGGCCTTCAAACAGGCCTGGAACCTGGTGGCACATAACTGCCCCAATTATTTCCGTTAA